A genomic stretch from Thermoplasma sp. Kam2015 includes:
- the hemC gene encoding hydroxymethylbilane synthase: protein MKAIRLGTRPSRLAMAQTEMVAYSIKKLGYSVEIVKYLSEGDSDLKSPLYSIGRTGVFVDRINALILSGEIDAAVHSAKDIPYTIDERLQISAVMPRGSFEDALVSDMPLSMMPPGSTIGTSSLRRKYQILYQRSDLKVVNLRGNIDTRIEKMRTEGMAGMVMALAAIERLHLGVRYWPIDPEKYVPAPNQGIIAVVSQKGSEASDILSRINDSATYRDMMAERTITQDLRLGCSTPVGILSRSSGKGMRILAQFFSMDGSDMIMFDQHIEDLHDIGDIVSYIRDNIPEEYGYNL from the coding sequence ATGAAAGCGATCAGGTTGGGCACGAGGCCCAGCAGATTAGCCATGGCTCAGACCGAGATGGTGGCTTATTCGATAAAGAAACTTGGTTACAGCGTAGAAATAGTCAAATATCTATCGGAGGGCGATTCTGATCTAAAATCTCCGCTGTATTCCATAGGCAGAACAGGCGTTTTTGTGGACAGGATAAATGCACTAATACTCTCAGGAGAGATAGATGCTGCCGTTCATAGTGCTAAGGACATACCGTACACCATTGATGAAAGGTTGCAGATATCGGCTGTGATGCCCAGAGGTTCATTCGAAGACGCTCTTGTCTCAGATATGCCTCTATCGATGATGCCGCCGGGTTCAACGATTGGAACTTCCAGTCTCAGGCGTAAGTACCAGATACTTTATCAGCGCAGCGATCTGAAGGTTGTGAATCTGAGAGGCAACATAGACACGAGGATTGAGAAGATGAGGACGGAAGGAATGGCAGGCATGGTTATGGCACTCGCGGCCATAGAGAGGCTGCATCTCGGCGTCAGATACTGGCCGATAGATCCAGAAAAGTATGTACCGGCGCCAAATCAGGGGATAATAGCCGTGGTGTCGCAGAAGGGATCAGAAGCATCAGATATACTATCCAGGATCAACGACAGCGCAACTTACAGGGACATGATGGCCGAGAGAACTATAACGCAGGATCTGAGGCTTGGGTGTTCAACTCCAGTGGGCATACTCAGCAGATCCAGTGGAAAAGGAATGAGGATACTTGCGCAGTTCTTCTCAATGGACGGTTCAGATATGATCATGTTCGATCAGCATATAGAGGATCTGCATGATATCGGAGATATCGTATCATACATAAGAGATAACATTCCTGAGGAGTACGGGTATAATCTATGA
- a CDS encoding adenylate kinase family protein, producing METKIICISGIPGTGKSTICRKMNDLGHPCVEGNELARKYGCISGDQVDIDCLSDHLLIDRFHGIIAAHYAHLLPCDFVIILEADESKLRERMKARGYSDEKIEENLDAQRSDVIYSESLDLIPSTRIFRIHNEDLGATISDIEKIIEQHPLCS from the coding sequence ATGGAAACGAAGATAATATGCATCAGCGGTATACCTGGAACGGGAAAGAGCACCATATGCAGGAAGATGAACGATCTTGGCCATCCATGCGTTGAGGGCAATGAACTGGCAAGGAAATACGGATGCATCTCCGGAGATCAGGTTGATATAGACTGCCTCTCCGATCATCTCCTGATTGATCGATTTCATGGCATCATAGCGGCCCACTACGCCCATCTTCTCCCATGCGATTTCGTAATCATACTGGAAGCGGATGAATCGAAGCTCAGGGAGAGGATGAAGGCCCGCGGATATTCAGATGAGAAGATCGAGGAGAATCTGGATGCTCAGAGGTCGGACGTAATATATTCAGAGAGCCTGGATCTGATCCCGTCCACCAGGATATTCAGAATCCATAACGAAGACCTGGGAGCAACGATCTCAGATATCGAAAAGATAATAGAGCAGCACCCGTTGTGTTCTTAA
- the hemL gene encoding glutamate-1-semialdehyde 2,1-aminomutase, with product MGSKDLFQIGSSMFPMGVNSPVRYFKDYPFYVHHVKGSKIYDVDGNEYIDYCLAYGPSILGHADPDVVKAVKEQAENGLLYGAPAEIEIKLGDLIRRSSRNIEMMRFTNSGTEATMHAIRLARGYTGRSIVVKMEGGFHGAHDYSLIRSGSGTLTFGSPSSPGVPEEVAKTVIVGRYNDRESIRDIFDRYGDRIAALITEPIMGNAGVILPDPGFLEFLREITEKNGSLLIFDEVITGYRFAFSPYQDLIGIRPDLTTMGKIIGGGMPIGLFGGSRDLMSRVSPSGDVYQSGTFSGNPITMAAGYAALKKLQNMDYSRIRKTTEKLITGIDEILSRRKIRHVINSYVSMFQFFFAEEAHNYDQVMKADRDLYFRIFKSLMRHGVYLPPSQFETNFVSFAHSDEDIAKTLEAFDSAVGEVVG from the coding sequence ATGGGATCTAAAGATCTGTTCCAGATTGGATCGTCTATGTTTCCAATGGGTGTTAATTCACCCGTGCGTTATTTCAAGGATTATCCTTTCTATGTCCATCATGTAAAAGGTTCGAAGATATACGATGTGGATGGCAACGAGTATATAGATTACTGTCTCGCCTATGGCCCTTCGATCCTTGGCCATGCCGATCCAGACGTGGTAAAAGCGGTAAAGGAACAGGCAGAAAATGGCCTACTCTACGGTGCACCTGCGGAAATAGAGATAAAACTTGGAGATCTCATACGCAGATCATCCAGAAATATAGAGATGATGCGATTCACAAATTCCGGTACGGAGGCCACCATGCACGCCATAAGGCTGGCAAGAGGATATACAGGAAGAAGCATAGTTGTGAAGATGGAAGGTGGATTTCACGGCGCCCATGATTATTCGCTCATCAGATCGGGCAGCGGCACTCTCACATTCGGATCGCCGTCATCGCCAGGAGTGCCGGAGGAGGTGGCCAAAACCGTAATCGTTGGGAGATACAATGACAGGGAAAGCATAAGGGATATATTCGACAGGTATGGAGACAGAATTGCTGCGCTCATAACTGAACCCATAATGGGAAACGCCGGCGTAATATTACCCGATCCCGGATTCCTCGAATTTCTTAGAGAAATTACGGAGAAAAACGGATCGCTCCTGATATTTGATGAGGTTATAACCGGTTACCGCTTCGCTTTCTCGCCCTATCAGGATCTGATAGGAATACGTCCAGATCTCACCACGATGGGAAAGATAATTGGCGGCGGCATGCCGATAGGTCTCTTTGGCGGCTCAAGGGATCTGATGAGCAGGGTATCACCATCTGGCGATGTATATCAGAGCGGGACATTCTCTGGAAATCCCATCACCATGGCGGCTGGCTATGCGGCGCTCAAGAAATTGCAGAACATGGATTATTCAAGGATCAGAAAGACGACAGAGAAACTGATCACGGGAATAGACGAAATTCTATCCAGAAGGAAGATTCGGCACGTCATAAATAGTTACGTATCCATGTTTCAGTTCTTCTTTGCTGAAGAGGCCCATAATTATGATCAGGTCATGAAGGCAGACAGGGATCTGTACTTCAGGATATTCAAAAGCCTGATGAGGCATGGCGTGTATCTTCCGCCTTCCCAGTTTGAAACGAATTTCGTCAGTTTTGCACATTCGGATGAGGACATAGCAAAAACACTGGAGGCTTTTGATTCCGCTGTAGGTGAGGTTGTGGGATGA
- the pyrI gene encoding aspartate carbamoyltransferase regulatory subunit yields MEKTLRISKIRDGTVIDHVPSGKGIRVIGVLGVHEDVNYTVSVAIHVPSNKMGFKDVIKIENRFLDRNELDMISLIAPNATISIIRNYEISEKFQVDLPSRLVGVIKCKNQNCITNTHEPVESEFEIVSKHPLVIRCVYCERTMGERDIFS; encoded by the coding sequence ATGGAAAAGACGTTGAGGATATCAAAAATAAGGGACGGAACAGTCATAGATCATGTTCCGTCTGGAAAGGGGATACGTGTCATAGGCGTCTTAGGTGTACATGAGGATGTAAACTACACCGTGAGCGTCGCTATACATGTACCAAGCAATAAGATGGGCTTCAAGGATGTGATAAAGATCGAAAACCGGTTTCTGGACAGGAACGAACTTGACATGATATCACTCATTGCCCCCAATGCCACCATAAGCATCATAAGGAATTACGAAATTAGCGAGAAATTTCAGGTGGATCTGCCCTCAAGGCTCGTTGGAGTCATTAAATGCAAGAATCAGAACTGCATCACCAATACCCACGAACCAGTTGAATCTGAGTTTGAGATCGTGTCTAAGCATCCGCTGGTTATAAGGTGCGTCTACTGTGAGAGGACAATGGGTGAAAGGGACATATTCAGCTGA
- a CDS encoding uroporphyrinogen-III synthase has translation MKYVLSVRPEKKAKTITTDCFRVINVPVTDLKSIDIDYDDILSENNVECIAFTSSYGAHLFFIKARNKAFRYFGIGKTTCEEVEKNGFRCEYPESMDSEGLANLLLSRCAGRRIALIRSKSANEIVNERLKDKVFFLDLRNYEAVPTGADLAQYLQSDDCAGIIVTSSMEAKIVLPYIRASGKPVYSIGEVTTETLESAGIHPLMSGRSDFMDLVKKIKEYLCSIS, from the coding sequence ATGAAGTACGTTTTGTCCGTGAGACCAGAAAAAAAGGCAAAAACTATCACGACTGATTGTTTCAGGGTAATCAATGTGCCTGTGACGGATCTGAAGTCCATTGATATAGATTATGACGATATACTCTCAGAGAACAATGTGGAGTGCATCGCTTTCACCAGCTCATACGGTGCCCATCTCTTCTTCATCAAGGCAAGAAATAAGGCGTTCAGATACTTCGGAATAGGGAAGACCACATGCGAGGAAGTGGAGAAAAATGGGTTTAGATGCGAATACCCGGAGAGTATGGACTCAGAAGGTCTTGCGAATCTACTCCTCTCCAGATGCGCGGGCAGAAGGATTGCACTCATAAGGAGCAAAAGTGCAAATGAAATCGTTAACGAACGTTTAAAGGACAAGGTCTTCTTTCTCGATCTCAGGAACTATGAGGCGGTACCCACAGGCGCCGATCTAGCACAATATCTGCAGAGCGATGATTGTGCCGGTATCATAGTGACATCGTCCATGGAAGCAAAGATTGTACTGCCTTATATTAGAGCCTCTGGAAAACCTGTTTACTCCATTGGAGAGGTCACCACAGAAACTCTGGAAAGTGCAGGTATACACCCACTTATGTCAGGAAGATCAGATTTCATGGATCTGGTAAAAAAGATAAAAGAATATCTGTGTTCCATCAGCTGA
- a CDS encoding CDP-alcohol phosphatidyltransferase family protein, producing the protein MLDSYRNRVDGILTPISKAFIRWNPNTISVLSLVFAGIAGISYFLGYPAITLIMVILSALFDAIDGKLARLKGVSSKLGDFIDHSFDRFSDIFLILGFAFSRFGNVYLGLFALIGVLMTSYLGTQAQALGLNRLYAGLMGRADRLVIMIVFIILQIFVGSFYRFNYISLTPTNILLIIFGLFGTVTVVQRFLIIYGKLRDQ; encoded by the coding sequence ATGCTGGACTCATACCGAAATAGGGTCGACGGTATCCTGACACCCATATCCAAGGCATTCATAAGATGGAATCCGAACACCATATCTGTCCTTTCTCTGGTTTTCGCAGGTATAGCCGGAATTTCCTATTTTTTGGGATACCCAGCGATAACCTTGATTATGGTTATTCTCTCGGCTCTGTTTGATGCCATAGACGGAAAACTGGCAAGGCTGAAGGGTGTCTCTTCAAAACTTGGTGACTTTATAGACCACAGCTTTGATCGTTTTTCTGATATATTTCTCATATTGGGCTTTGCATTCAGCAGATTCGGCAATGTGTATCTTGGCCTCTTTGCGCTCATAGGGGTATTGATGACAAGTTATCTCGGTACTCAGGCCCAGGCGCTGGGACTGAACCGTCTCTATGCGGGTCTGATGGGGAGGGCCGATCGCCTCGTCATAATGATCGTGTTTATAATACTACAGATTTTTGTGGGATCGTTCTACAGATTCAACTATATTTCCCTAACGCCCACAAACATCCTTCTTATTATATTCGGCCTATTTGGAACGGTCACGGTGGTTCAGCGCTTCCTCATAATATATGGAAAATTGCGCGATCAATGA